Proteins encoded within one genomic window of Canis lupus familiaris isolate Mischka breed German Shepherd chromosome 12, alternate assembly UU_Cfam_GSD_1.0, whole genome shotgun sequence:
- the KLHDC3 gene encoding kelch domain-containing protein 3 isoform X2: MLRWTVHLEGGPRRVNHAAVAVGHRVYSFGGYCSGEDYETLRQIDVHIFNAVSLRWTKLPPVRPAIRGQAPVVPYMRYGHSTVLIDDTVFLWGGRNDTEGACNVLYAFDVNTHKWSTPRVSGTVPGARDGHSACVLGKTMYIFGGYEQLADCFSNDIHKLDTSTMTWTLICTKGNPARWRDFHSATMLGSHMTEAWLDCPPTPVLPEGRRSHSAFGYNGELYIFGGYNARLNRHFHDLWKFNPVSFTWKKIEPKGKGPCPRRRQCCCIVGDKIVLFGGTSPSPEEGLGDDFDLIDHSDLHILDFSPSLKTLCKLAVIQYNLDQSCLPHDIRWELNAMTTNSNISRPIVSSHG, translated from the exons ATGTTACGGTGGACAGTGCACCTGGAGGGCGGGCCCCGCAGGGTGAACCATGCTGCAGTGGCTGTTGGGCACCGGGTATACTCCTTCGGGGGTTACTGCTCTGGTGAAGACTATGAAACACTGCGTCAGATTGACGTGCACATTTTCAATGCAG TGTCCTTGCGTTGGACAAAGCTGCCCCCAGTGAGGCCTGCCATCCGTGGGCAGGCTCCTGTGGTACCCTACATGCGGTATGGACACTCAACTGTCCTCATCGACGACACGGTCTTCCTTTGGGGCGGGCGGAACGACACCGAAGGAGCCTGCAATGTGCTATATGCCTTTGATGTCA ATACTCACAAATGGTCCACACCCCGAGTGTCAGGAACAGTTCCTGGAGCCCGGGACGGACATTCAGCTTGTGTCCTTGGCAAGACCATGTACATTTTCGGGGGCTATGAGCAGCTG GCGGATTGCTTTTCCAATGACATTCACAAGCTGGATACCAGCACCATGACATGGACCCTTATCTGTACAAAG gGCAACCCTGCGCGCTGGAGGGACTTCCACTCAGCCACAATGCTGGGCAGTCACAT GACTGAGGCCTGGCTGGACTGTCCCCCCACTCCGGTGCTGCCTGAGGGCCGCCGGAGCCACTCAGCCT TTGGCTACAATGGGGAGCTGTACATCTTTGGTGGCTATAATGCAAGGCTGAACCGGCACTTCCATGACCTCTGGAAGTTTAACCCTG TGTCCTTCACATGGAAGAAGATTGAACCGAAGGGGAAGGGGCCATGTCCCCGCCGGCGCCAGTGCTGCTGTATTGTTGGTGACAAGATTGTTCTGTTTGGGGGTACCAG TCCATCTCCTGAGGAAGGTCTGGGAGATGACTTTGACCTCATAGATCATTCTGACTTACACATTTTGGACTTTA GCCCTAGTCTGAAGACTCTGTGTAAACTGGCCGTGATTCAGTATAACCTGGACCAGTCCTGTTTGCCCCATGACATCAG GTGGGAGCTGAATGCCATGACCACCAACAGCAATATCAGTCGCCCCATCGTCTCCTCCCATGGGTAG
- the MEA1 gene encoding male-enhanced antigen 1 — protein sequence MAAVVLGGDTMGPERIFPNQTEELGPHQGPTEGTGDWSSEEPEEEQEDTGAGPAGYSYQPLNQDPEQEEVELAPVGDGEDVVADIQDRIQALGLHLPDPPVESEDEEEEGATGLSNHSSIPMDPEHVELVKRTMAGVSLPAPGVPAWAREISDAQWEDVVQKALQARQGAPAWK from the exons ATGGCAGCGGTAGTTCTAGGGGGAGACACCATGGGCCCCGAGCGTATCTTCCCCAATCAGACTGAGGAACTGGGGCCGCACCAGGGCCCTACAGAAGGCACTGGGGATTGGAGCAGCGAGGAGCCTGAGGAAGAGCAGGAGGACACAGGGGCAGGCCCAGCTGGCTACTCCTATCAGCCCCTGAACCAGGATCCTGAGCAAGAGGAGGTGGAGCTGGCACCGGTGGGGGATGGTGAAGATGTAGTTGCTGATATTCAGGATCGGATCCAG GCCCTGGGGCTTCATTTGCCAGACCCACCAGTAGAGAGcgaggatgaagaggaggagggagctaCCGGACTGAGCAACCACAGCTCTATTCCCATGGACCCTG AACATGTGGAGCTGGTGAAAAGGACAATGGCTGGAGTAAGCCTGCCTGCACCAGGGGTTCCTGCCTGGGCCCGGGAGATCTCAGATGCCCAGTGGGAAGATGTGGTACAGAAGGCCCTCCAAGCTCGGCAGGGAGCCCCAGCCTGGAAGTGA
- the PPP2R5D gene encoding serine/threonine-protein phosphatase 2A 56 kDa regulatory subunit delta isoform: protein MPYKLKKEKEPPKLAKGTAKPSSSGKDGGGESTDEAQPQPQPQPQPQPQPQPQPPSSNKRPSNSTPPPTQLSKIKYSGGPQIVKKERRQSSSRFNLSKNRELQKLPALKDSPTQEREELFIQKLRQCCVLFDFVSDPLSDLKFKEVKRAGLNEMVEYITHSRDVVTEAIYPEAVTMFSVNLFRTLPPSSNPTGAEFDPEEDEPTLEAAWPHLQLVYEFFLRFLESPDFQPNIAKKYIDQKFVLALLDLFDSEDPRERDFLKTILHRIYGKFLGLRAYIRRQINHIFYRFIYETEHHNGIAELLEILGSIINGFALPLKEEHKMFLIRVLLPLHKVKSLSVYHPQLAYCVVQFLEKESSLTEPVIVGLLKFWPKTHSPKEVMFLNELEEILDVIEPSEFSKVMEPLFRQLAKCVSSPHFQVAERALYYWNNEYIMSLISDNAARVLPIMFPALYRNSKSHWNKTIHGLIYNALKLFMEMNQKLFDDCTQQYKAEKQKGRFRMKEREEMWQKIEELARLNPQYPMFRAPPPLPPVYSMETETPTAEDIQLLKRTVETEAVQMLKDIKKEKVLLRRKSELPQDVYTIKALEAHKRAEEFLTASQEAL, encoded by the exons GAGCCCCCCAAACTCGCCAAAGGCACGGCCAAGCCCAGCAGCTCGGGCAAGGATGGTGGAGGCGAGAGCACCGATGAG gcccagccccagccgcagccccagccccagccgcagccgcagccgcagccccaGCCACCATCATCCAACAAGCGTCCCAGCAATAGCACGCCACCCCCAACGCAACTCAGCAAAATCAAGTACTCTGGGGGACCCCAGATTGTCAAGAAGGAGCGACGGCAAAGCTCCTCCCGGTTCAATCTCAGCAAGAACCGGGAGTTGCAGAAGCTTCCTGCCCTGAAAG ATTCACCAACCCAGGAGCGGGAAGAGCTCTTTATCCAGAAGCTACGCCAGTGCTGTGTCCTCTTTGACTTCGTATCAGATCCACTCAGTGACCTCAAATTCAAGGAGGTGAAGCGAGCAGGACTCAATGAAATGGTGGAGTACATTACCCACAGCCGCGATGTTGTCACTGAGGCCATTTACCCTGAGGCAGTCACCATG TTTTCAGTGAATCTCTTCCGGACGCTGCCACCTTCATCAAACCCCACTGGAGCCGAGTTTGACCCAGAAGAGGACGAGCCCACCCTGGAAGCTGCCTGGCCGCATCTCCAG CTCGTGTATGAGTTTTTCTTACGTTTCCTTGAGTCTCCCGATTTCCAGCCAAACATAGCCAAGAAGTATATCGACCAGAAGTTCGTCCTTGCT CTCTTGGACCTGTTCGACAGTGAGGATCCTCGAGAGCGGGACTTCCTCAAGACCATCCTGCATCGTATCTATGGCAAGTTTCTGGGGCTCCGGGCTTATATCCGTAGGCAGATCAACCACATCTTCTACAG GTTCATCTATGAGACAGAGCATCACAACGGGATCGCTGAGCTCCTGGAGATCCTTGGCAG CATCATCAACGGCTTTGCCTTGCCCCTTAAAGAAGAGCACAAGATGTTCCTCATCCGTGTCCTGCTTCCCCTTCACAAGGTCAAGTCCCTGAGTGTCTACCACCCTCAG CTGGCTTACTGTGTGGTACAGTTCCTGGAGAAGGAGAGCAGTCTCACTGAGCCG GTGATTGTAGGACTTCTGAAGTTCTGGCCCAAGACCCACAGCCCCAAGGAAGTCATGTTCCTGAATGAGCTAGAGGAGATTCTGGATGTCATTGAACCTTCAGAGTTCAGCAAAGTGATGGAACCCCTCTTCCGCCAGCTTGCCAAGTGTGTCTCCAGCCCCCATTTCCAG gtGGCAGAGCGTGCTCTCTATTACTGGAACAATGAGTACATCATGAGCCTGATAAGTGACAATGCTGCCCGAGTCCTCCCCATCATGTTCCCTGCACTCTACCGGAACTCCAAGAGCCACTGGAACAA GACAATCCATGGACTGATCTACAATGCCCTGAAGCTGTTTATGGAGATGAATCAGAAGCTGTTTGATGACTGCACACAACAGTacaaggcagagaaacagaa GGGCCGGTTCCGcatgaaggaaagggaagagatgtGGCAAAAGATTGAGGAGCTGGCCCGACTTAACCCCCAG TATCCCATGTTCCGAGCTCCTCCACCACTGCCTCCCGTGTATTCCATGGAGACAGAGACCCCCACAGCAGAGGACATCCAGCTTCTGAAGAGGACAGTGGAGACAGAGGCCGTGCAG ATGCTAAAGGACATCAAGAAGGAGAAGGTGCTGCTTCGGCGGAAGTCAGAGCTGCCCCAGGACGTGTACACCATCAAGGCACTGGAGGCACACAAGCGGGCGGAAGAATTCTTAACTGCCAGCCAGGAGGCTCTCTGA
- the RRP36 gene encoding ribosomal RNA processing protein 36 homolog has translation MPRASSRAPAAAGSPRGARVCGEDSGGLRKDTSDMSFEELLELQSQVGTKTYKRLVAGNSSKKEGSRPRVQNACVADKHRPLEMSAKVRVPFLRQVVPISKKVARDPRFDDLSGEYNPEVFDKTYEFLNDIRAKEKELVKKQLKKHHSGQEHEKLQQLLQRMEQQEMAQQERRRQQELRLALKQEQRARAQQGHRPYFLKKSEQRQLVLAEKFKELKRSKRLESFLSRKRRRNAGKDRRHLPLSKE, from the exons ATGCCTAGAGCGAGTTCCCGCGCCCCGGCGGCTGCCGGGTCTCCCCGCGGGGCCCGGGTCTGCGGGGAGGACTCTGGGGGCCTGCGGAAGG ACACATCTGACATGTCCTTTGAAGAGCTGTTGGAATTGCAGAGCCAAGTGGGGACTAAGACATACAAACGGTTGGTAGCTGGAaacagttctaagaaggaaggcTCTAGACCACGTGTCCAAAATGCCTGTGTTGCAGATAAGCACAG GCCTCTGGAAATGTCAGCCAAGGTCCGGGTGCCATTTTTGCGTCAAGTTGTCCCCATCAGTAAGAAG GTAGCCCGGGACCCCCGCTTTGACGATCTGTCAGGAGAATATAATCCTGAGGTGTTTGACAAAACATATGAATTCCTGAATGACATCCGAGCCAAAGAGAAAGAG CTTGTGAAAAAGCAGTTGAAGAAGCACCATTCAGGGCAGGAGCATGAGAAACTGCAGCAGCTGCTTCAGAGAATG GAGCAGCAAGAAATGGCACAGCAGGAACGCAGGAGGCAACAGGAGCTGCGCCTGGCCCtgaagcaggagcagagggctCGGGCCCAGCAGGGCCATCGGCCATACTTCCTGAAGAAAT CTGAGCAGCGGCAATTGGTCCTAGCTGAGAAGTTCAAGGAGCTGAAACGCAGCAAGAGGCTAGAGAGCTTCTTGAGTCGAAAGAGGCGCCGAAATGCAGGCAAGGACCGGAGACATCTCCCTTTGAGCAAAGAGTAA
- the KLHDC3 gene encoding kelch domain-containing protein 3 isoform X1, translated as MLRWTVHLEGGPRRVNHAAVAVGHRVYSFGGYCSGEDYETLRQIDVHIFNAVSLRWTKLPPVRPAIRGQAPVVPYMRYGHSTVLIDDTVFLWGGRNDTEGACNVLYAFDVNTHKWSTPRVSGTVPGARDGHSACVLGKTMYIFGGYEQLADCFSNDIHKLDTSTMTWTLICTKGNPARWRDFHSATMLGSHMYVFGGRADRFGPFHSNNEIYCNRIRVFDTRTEAWLDCPPTPVLPEGRRSHSAFGYNGELYIFGGYNARLNRHFHDLWKFNPVSFTWKKIEPKGKGPCPRRRQCCCIVGDKIVLFGGTSPSPEEGLGDDFDLIDHSDLHILDFSPSLKTLCKLAVIQYNLDQSCLPHDIRWELNAMTTNSNISRPIVSSHG; from the exons ATGTTACGGTGGACAGTGCACCTGGAGGGCGGGCCCCGCAGGGTGAACCATGCTGCAGTGGCTGTTGGGCACCGGGTATACTCCTTCGGGGGTTACTGCTCTGGTGAAGACTATGAAACACTGCGTCAGATTGACGTGCACATTTTCAATGCAG TGTCCTTGCGTTGGACAAAGCTGCCCCCAGTGAGGCCTGCCATCCGTGGGCAGGCTCCTGTGGTACCCTACATGCGGTATGGACACTCAACTGTCCTCATCGACGACACGGTCTTCCTTTGGGGCGGGCGGAACGACACCGAAGGAGCCTGCAATGTGCTATATGCCTTTGATGTCA ATACTCACAAATGGTCCACACCCCGAGTGTCAGGAACAGTTCCTGGAGCCCGGGACGGACATTCAGCTTGTGTCCTTGGCAAGACCATGTACATTTTCGGGGGCTATGAGCAGCTG GCGGATTGCTTTTCCAATGACATTCACAAGCTGGATACCAGCACCATGACATGGACCCTTATCTGTACAAAG gGCAACCCTGCGCGCTGGAGGGACTTCCACTCAGCCACAATGCTGGGCAGTCACATGTATGTCTTTGGGGGCCGTGCTGACCGCTTTGGGCCATTCCATTCCAACAACGAGATTTACTGCAACCGCATCCGTGTCTTTGACACCAGGACTGAGGCCTGGCTGGACTGTCCCCCCACTCCGGTGCTGCCTGAGGGCCGCCGGAGCCACTCAGCCT TTGGCTACAATGGGGAGCTGTACATCTTTGGTGGCTATAATGCAAGGCTGAACCGGCACTTCCATGACCTCTGGAAGTTTAACCCTG TGTCCTTCACATGGAAGAAGATTGAACCGAAGGGGAAGGGGCCATGTCCCCGCCGGCGCCAGTGCTGCTGTATTGTTGGTGACAAGATTGTTCTGTTTGGGGGTACCAG TCCATCTCCTGAGGAAGGTCTGGGAGATGACTTTGACCTCATAGATCATTCTGACTTACACATTTTGGACTTTA GCCCTAGTCTGAAGACTCTGTGTAAACTGGCCGTGATTCAGTATAACCTGGACCAGTCCTGTTTGCCCCATGACATCAG GTGGGAGCTGAATGCCATGACCACCAACAGCAATATCAGTCGCCCCATCGTCTCCTCCCATGGGTAG